One genomic region from Drosophila subpulchrella strain 33 F10 #4 breed RU33 chromosome 2R, RU_Dsub_v1.1 Primary Assembly, whole genome shotgun sequence encodes:
- the LOC119549951 gene encoding mucin-2 — MEVLCKILTVCLLLVGAQAFPAIEPVKSSEELTWQSLFFDALTGNLQEPQADELISLEECTALYTVDNIEILLRAGYKIRRCNNVESKDIERYLERHDAIYTKHNFERELISCHTRDCYVDTVLNLFSSVRRNRYDHRRRRACILREVERAAVKLDAASIALANCLAQAQPQPQPPQNSTVPPPPQNTTAGGPGWNGTQWPNTNTTPNFTTTALPPWWGNNSTQGTPGNTTALPPWWGNNSTQGTPGNTTALPPWWGNNSTQGTPGNTTALPPWWGNNSTQGTPGNTTALPPWWGNNSTQGTPGNTTALPPWWGNNSTQGTPGNTTALPPWWGNNSTQGTPGNTTALPPWWGNNSTQGTPGNTTALPPWWGNNSTQGTPGNTTALPPWWGNNSTQGTPGNTTALPPWWGNNSTQGTPGNTTALPPWWGNNSTQGTPGNTTALPPWWGNNSTQGTPGNTTALPPWWGNNSTQGTPGNTTALPPWWGNNSTQGTPGNTTALPPWWGNNSTQGTPGNTTALPPWWGNNSTQGSPGNTTALPPWWGNNTSNGPWGNNSTQVPSGNTTAPPPWWGNNTTSAPWGNNSTQGPNNTTENPWLGNSTQGPWSTTTADDRSTTKGNWFDHLLNELGNLF, encoded by the exons ATGGAGGTTCTGTgcaaaatattaaccgtgtgCTTGCTGCTTGTCGGTGCTCAG GCATTTCCGGCAATTGAACCAGTCAAGAGCTCCGAGGAGCTCACCTGGCAGTCCCTGTTCTTCGATGCTCTGACTGGAAACCTGCAGGAGCCGCAGGCTGATGAGCTCATCAGCTTGGAGGAGTGCACTGCTCTCTACACGGTGGATAACATTGAGATTCTGTTGAGGGCTGGCTACAAGATTCGTCGTTGCAACAATGtggagtccaaggatatcgAGAGATACTTGGAACGTCACGACGCCATCTACACGAAGCACAACTTCGAAAGGGAGTTGATTTCCTGCCACACCCGCGATTGCTACGTGGATACC GTTCTGAATCTGTTCAGCTCGGTGCGTCGTAACCGCTACGATCATCGTCGCCGCAGGGCCTGCATTCTCCGCGAGGTGGAGAGGGCAGCCGTTAAGCTGGATGCTGCTTCTATCGCTCTGGCCAACTGCCTTGCTCAGGCCCAGCCTCAGCCACAGCCGCCCCAGAACAGCACTGTGCCTCCTCCGCCCCAGAACACCACCGCCGGTGGACCTGGATGGAACGGCACTCAATGGCCCAATACCAACACCACCCCCAACTTTACCACAACTGCTCTTCCCCCATGGTGGGGAAACAACTCTACCCAAGGAACCCCTGGAAACACTACAGCTCTACCTCCATGGTGGGGAAACAACTCTACCCAAGGAACCCCGGGAAACACTACAGCTCTACCACCATGGTGGGGAAACAACTCTACCCAAGGAACCCCGGGAAACACTACAGCTCTACCACCATGGTGGGGAAACAACTCTACCCAAGGAACCCCGGGAAACACTACAGCTCTACCTCCATGGTGGGGAAACAACTCTACCCAAGGAACCCCGGGAAACACTACAGCTCTACCTCCATGGTGGGGAAACAACTCTACCCAAGGAACCCCGGGAAACACTACAGCTCTACCTCCATGGTGGGGAAACAACTCTACCCAAGGAACCCCGGGAAACACTACAGCTCTACCTCCATGGTGGGGAAACAACTCTACCCAAGGAACCCCGGGAAACACTACAGCTCTACCTCCATGGTGGGGAAACAACTCTACCCAAGGAACCCCGGGAAACACTACAGCTTTACCTCCATGGTGGGGAAACAACTCTACCCAAGGAACCCCGGGAAACACTACAGCTCTACCTCCATGGTGGGGAAACAACTCTACCCAAGGAACCCCGGGAAACACTACAGCTCTACCTCCATGGTGGGGAAACAACTCTACCCAAGGAACCCCGGGAAACACTACAGCTCTACCTCCATGGTGGGGAAACAACTCTACCCAAGGAACCCCGGGTAACACTACAGCTCTACCTCCATGGTGGGGAAACAACTCTACCCAAGGAACCCCGGGAAACACGACAGCTCTACCTCCATGGTGGGGAAACAACTCTACCCAAGGAACCCCGGGAAACACGACAGCTCTACCTCCATGGTGGGGAAACAACTCTACCCAAGGAACCCCGGGAAACACTACAGCTCTACCTCCATGGTGGGGAAACAACTCTACCCAAGGATCCCCGGGAAACACTACAGCTCTACCTCCATGGTGGGGCAACAACACTAGTAACGGACCATGGGGAAACAACTCTACCCAAGTACCCTCAGGAAACACCACAGCTCCACCTCCATGGTGGGGAAACAACACTACTAGCGCACCCTGGGGAAACAATTCTACTCAAGGTCCCAACAACACCACTGAGAATCCTTGGCTCGGAAACTCCACCCAGGGACCCTGGAGCACCACCACCGCCGACGACAGGTCCACCACCAAGGGTAACTGGTTCGATCACCTGTTGAACGAGCTTGGAAACCTCTTCTAG
- the LOC119551767 gene encoding uncharacterized protein LOC119551767, with protein MQLFTQVILLVVTLISVSAVPRFGEDSGIEGVLFRMVVGEAEGRALTPAAQTCASNYLNTTQNNGDKLANATNACEEAANRTQVSYTQNSNSTVSQIRLQLLNLEQNLQLCRNETDSALFLNCTVTTFDKNLQLLDTSNSQAYQTQSQFVSNATQVNSQKTSCISSAVSEAKVQSIQAANDFNTCLDKIAAQRDTPQQKVQQHQVEQQVVPTIPKEQVPERPQQQFNELPLTN; from the exons ATGCAGCTATTCACACAAGTTATCCTTTTGGTCGTGACTCTGATCAGC GTCAGTGCCGTGCCGCGTTTTGGAGAGGATTCGGGTATCGAGGGGGTCCTTTTCCGCATGGTCGTCGGTGAGGCTGAAGGACGTGCCCTGACTCCCGCTGCCCAGACTTGTGCCAGCAACTACCTGAACACCACCCAGAACAACGGCGACAAGCTGGCCAATGCCACCAATGCCTGCGAGGAGGCAGCCAACCGCACCCAGGTGTCCTACACCCAGAACAGCAACTCCACCGTCAGCCAGATCCGCCTCCAGTTGTTGAACCTGGAGCAGAACCTACAACTGTGCCGCAATGAGACCGACTCGGCTCTCTTCCTCAACTGCACTGTGACCACT TTCGACAAGAACCTGCAGCTGCTGGACACCTCCAACTCTCAGGCCTACCAGACCCAGTCTCAGTTCGTGTCCAATGCCACCCAGGTGAACTCCCAGAAGACCAGCTGCATCAGCTCTGCTGTGAGCGAGGCCAAGGTTCAATCCATCCAGGCGGCCAATGACTTCAACACTTGTCTGGACAAGATCGCCGCCCAGCGGGATACTCCTCAGCAAAAGGTGCAGCAACACCAGGTGGAGCAGCAGGTGGTCCCCACCATTCCTAAGGAACAGGTCCCCGAGAGGCCCCAGCAGCAGTTCAACGAGCTGCCTTTGACTAACTAA